Proteins from a single region of Undibacterium sp. KW1:
- the xylF gene encoding D-xylose ABC transporter substrate-binding protein, producing the protein MNAKVKIAILSVMLALGGSMAGSAHADAKNPKIGFSIDDLRVERWVRDRDFFSAEAEKLGAKVFVQSADASEQRQISQIENLISRGVDVLVIVPYNATVLNNAIREAKKANIKVVSYDRLILNADIDAYISFDNAKVGEMQAEGLVQLKPKGNYYLLGGAPTDNNAKILREGQMKVLQPLMDKGDIKVIGKQWVKDWSAAEAMSIVENALTANNNKIDAIVASNDGTAGGAIQALASQKLSGKVPVSGQDADLAAVKRVMAGTQAMTVYKPLKLIASEAAKLAVQLVRNEKPAYNSQYDNGFKKVSTLLLKPVSLTKANVNLLVDEGFYTKAQLSAN; encoded by the coding sequence ATGAATGCCAAAGTAAAAATCGCTATCCTCAGTGTCATGCTTGCCCTGGGTGGCAGTATGGCTGGCAGTGCCCACGCTGATGCCAAGAATCCAAAAATCGGTTTTTCCATCGATGACCTGCGGGTAGAGCGCTGGGTCAGAGACAGGGATTTCTTTAGTGCAGAAGCAGAAAAACTCGGTGCCAAGGTGTTTGTGCAATCAGCCGACGCCAGTGAACAGCGCCAGATTTCCCAGATAGAAAACCTGATCTCGCGTGGCGTTGATGTACTAGTGATCGTACCCTACAACGCCACGGTATTGAATAACGCCATCCGCGAAGCCAAGAAAGCCAATATCAAGGTGGTGTCCTATGACCGCCTGATCCTGAATGCAGATATTGATGCCTACATTTCTTTCGACAATGCCAAGGTCGGTGAAATGCAGGCCGAAGGCCTGGTGCAATTGAAACCGAAAGGCAACTATTATTTGCTGGGTGGTGCGCCTACCGACAATAACGCCAAGATCTTGCGTGAAGGGCAGATGAAGGTCTTGCAGCCCTTGATGGACAAAGGCGATATCAAGGTCATCGGCAAACAATGGGTGAAAGACTGGAGCGCTGCTGAAGCCATGTCCATCGTTGAAAATGCCCTGACTGCGAATAACAACAAGATTGATGCCATCGTTGCTTCCAACGATGGCACTGCTGGCGGTGCGATACAGGCACTGGCTTCGCAAAAACTCAGTGGCAAGGTGCCAGTCTCCGGGCAGGATGCCGACCTGGCTGCCGTCAAGCGCGTGATGGCAGGTACCCAGGCCATGACCGTCTACAAGCCTTTGAAACTGATCGCTTCTGAAGCTGCCAAACTGGCTGTGCAACTGGTGCGCAATGAAAAGCCTGCCTACAATTCCCAATACGACAATGGCTTTAAAAAAGTCAGTACTTTACTCTTGAAACCTGTTTCCCTCACCAAGGCAAATGTGAACCTGCTGGTTGACGAGGGTTTCTATACCAAGGCACAGCTTTCTGCCAACTGA
- a CDS encoding IlvD/Edd family dehydratase, whose protein sequence is MMFDDNKARRFRSQDWFDNPDHIDMTALYLERFMNYGITPDELRSGRPIIGIAQSGSDISPCNRIHLELAKRVRDGIRDAGGIAMEFPLHPIFENCRRPTAAIDRNLAYMGLVEILHGYPIDAVVLTTGCDKTTPAQIMAASTVDIPAIVLSGGPMLDGWMDGELVGSGAAIWKGRRQLAAGDIDEEKFLQIAAASAPSAGHCNTMGTASTMNALAEALGMSLTGCSAIPAPYRERGQIAYETGRRIVEMAYQDIRPSSILTRDAFLDAIVVNAAIGGSTNAQPHIMAMARHAHVELHSDDWMAHGHDIPLILNMQPAGKFLGERFHRAGGVPAIMWELLQAGKLRADRLTVTGKTMHDNLDGRQTNDREVIYPYAAPLKQQAGFMVLKGNLFDFAIMKTSVISPAFRARYLSKSGEENIFECKAVVFDGSGDYHARINDPSLNIDEDSILVIRGAGPVGWPGSAEVVNMQPPDALLKRGILNLPTLGDGRQSGTSDSPSILNASPESAVGGGLAYIRTGDTIRINLNTGRCDMLITPEELESRKAEGMPAYPASQTPWQEIYRSTVGQLETGACMELAVPYIGIGNTLPRHNH, encoded by the coding sequence ATGATGTTTGACGATAACAAGGCTCGCCGCTTCCGCTCGCAAGACTGGTTTGATAATCCCGATCATATCGACATGACAGCGCTGTATCTGGAGCGCTTCATGAACTATGGCATCACCCCTGACGAACTGCGTTCTGGTCGCCCCATCATAGGTATTGCACAGAGCGGCAGTGATATCAGCCCATGCAACCGCATCCATCTGGAGCTGGCGAAGCGGGTACGCGATGGCATCCGGGATGCCGGTGGTATTGCGATGGAATTCCCGTTGCACCCGATTTTTGAAAACTGCCGCCGCCCAACCGCAGCAATAGACCGCAACCTGGCGTATATGGGCCTGGTTGAGATTTTGCATGGTTATCCTATCGACGCCGTGGTGTTAACTACGGGTTGTGACAAGACTACGCCAGCCCAGATCATGGCTGCATCAACGGTGGATATCCCGGCGATTGTCTTGTCTGGTGGCCCCATGCTGGATGGCTGGATGGATGGTGAACTGGTAGGTTCTGGTGCTGCCATCTGGAAGGGCCGCAGGCAACTGGCGGCAGGCGATATCGATGAAGAAAAATTCTTGCAGATAGCTGCGGCATCAGCACCGTCGGCAGGTCACTGCAATACCATGGGCACGGCATCCACCATGAACGCCCTGGCTGAAGCCCTGGGCATGTCGCTGACTGGCTGTTCGGCCATTCCCGCGCCTTACCGTGAACGCGGCCAGATCGCCTATGAAACAGGCCGTCGCATTGTCGAGATGGCGTATCAGGATATCCGTCCATCCAGTATTTTGACACGTGATGCCTTCCTCGATGCCATCGTGGTAAATGCCGCAATTGGTGGTTCCACCAATGCTCAGCCACATATCATGGCCATGGCCAGACATGCTCATGTCGAGTTGCATTCAGATGACTGGATGGCGCATGGGCATGACATCCCGCTGATCTTGAACATGCAGCCGGCGGGCAAGTTCCTGGGCGAGCGCTTTCACCGCGCCGGCGGTGTACCCGCCATCATGTGGGAACTGCTGCAAGCAGGAAAACTGCGCGCTGACCGTCTTACCGTGACCGGCAAGACCATGCACGACAACCTGGACGGCAGGCAGACGAATGACCGCGAAGTCATCTATCCATATGCCGCACCGCTGAAACAACAAGCCGGTTTCATGGTGTTGAAGGGTAATCTGTTTGACTTTGCCATCATGAAGACCAGCGTGATCTCACCCGCATTCCGCGCCCGTTACCTGAGCAAGTCCGGAGAGGAAAACATCTTTGAATGCAAGGCCGTGGTATTTGATGGTTCTGGTGATTACCATGCACGTATCAATGACCCATCGCTGAATATTGATGAAGACAGCATCCTGGTGATACGCGGTGCTGGCCCGGTGGGTTGGCCCGGTTCGGCTGAAGTGGTGAACATGCAACCGCCGGATGCGCTGTTGAAGCGCGGCATATTGAACCTTCCTACTCTGGGTGATGGCAGGCAGTCCGGCACGTCGGACAGTCCATCCATCCTGAATGCATCGCCTGAAAGCGCGGTCGGCGGTGGCCTGGCCTATATCCGTACCGGCGACACCATACGTATCAACCTGAACACCGGGCGTTGCGATATGTTGATCACTCCAGAAGAACTGGAAAGCCGCAAGGCTGAGGGCATGCCGGCATATCCTGCCAGCCAGACGCCATGGCAAGAGATTTATCGTTCTACAGTCGGGCAACTGGAAACCGGGGCCTGCATGGAATTGGCTGTACCGTATATAGGCATAGGAAATACTTTACCCCGCCATAATCACTAA
- the xylG gene encoding D-xylose ABC transporter ATP-binding protein — protein MSEYLLEMKGIVKQFGGVRALNGIDIKVRAGECIGLCGENGAGKSTLMKVLSGVYPHGSWDGEILWEGKPLKAQSIRDTESAGIIIIHQELMLVPELSVTENLFLGNEITLPGGRMDYAAMNKRAEELLRELNIPEVNVVLPVKNYGGGHQQLIEIAKALNKQAKLLILDEPSSSLTTSEITVLLDIIRALKAKGVTCIYISHKLDEVEAICDTIVVIRDGQHIATTPMADMSAERIIAQMVGREMSQLYPRQDHTIGEVVFEARNVTCYDTENPQRKRVDDISFTLRQGEILGIAGLVGAGRTELVSALFGAYPGEYEAEVWLNGSKLDSSSPLKSIRAGLAMVPEDRKQHGIVPDLDVGQNMSLSVLHEFARMSRIDKEAELKTIRTEIASMTLKTASPFLPITSLSGGNQQKAVLSKMLLTKPKILILDEPTRGVDVGAKYEIYKLMFELVKQGMSIIMVSSELAEVLGISDRVLVIGEGKLRGNFINQDLKQETLLAAALDQSHVLAPNQSNQASQLSPVP, from the coding sequence ATGTCTGAATATTTGCTGGAAATGAAGGGTATCGTCAAACAGTTTGGCGGTGTCAGGGCTTTAAACGGTATCGACATCAAGGTCAGGGCTGGCGAATGCATAGGCCTGTGCGGTGAAAACGGCGCTGGCAAATCCACCCTGATGAAGGTGCTGTCTGGTGTCTACCCGCATGGCAGTTGGGATGGTGAAATCCTGTGGGAAGGCAAGCCCTTGAAGGCGCAGTCCATCCGCGATACTGAATCGGCGGGCATCATCATCATCCATCAGGAATTGATGCTGGTGCCAGAATTGTCAGTCACCGAAAACCTGTTTTTGGGGAATGAAATCACCCTGCCCGGTGGCCGCATGGACTATGCCGCCATGAACAAGCGGGCCGAAGAATTATTGCGTGAATTGAATATACCTGAAGTCAATGTAGTACTGCCGGTCAAGAACTATGGTGGCGGCCACCAGCAATTGATAGAGATAGCCAAGGCACTCAACAAGCAGGCCAAACTGTTGATACTGGATGAACCTTCATCTTCACTGACGACATCAGAAATCACGGTCTTGCTGGATATTATCCGCGCCTTGAAAGCCAAGGGCGTGACCTGCATTTACATCTCGCACAAGCTCGATGAAGTCGAAGCCATTTGCGACACCATCGTAGTGATACGCGATGGTCAGCACATTGCCACGACACCCATGGCCGATATGAGTGCAGAACGCATCATCGCCCAGATGGTGGGGCGTGAAATGAGCCAGCTTTATCCAAGACAAGATCATACCATCGGTGAAGTGGTGTTTGAAGCGCGCAATGTGACCTGCTATGACACAGAAAACCCGCAGCGCAAGCGTGTCGATGACATTTCATTCACTCTGCGCCAGGGGGAGATTCTGGGTATAGCCGGGCTGGTTGGCGCTGGCCGTACTGAACTGGTGTCGGCCCTGTTTGGTGCTTATCCTGGTGAATATGAAGCTGAAGTCTGGCTGAATGGCAGCAAGCTTGACAGCAGCAGCCCGTTGAAATCCATACGCGCTGGCCTGGCCATGGTGCCGGAAGACCGCAAGCAGCATGGCATCGTCCCCGACCTGGATGTGGGCCAGAACATGAGCCTGAGCGTCTTGCACGAATTTGCCCGCATGAGCCGCATAGACAAAGAAGCCGAACTGAAGACCATACGTACAGAAATCGCCAGCATGACCCTGAAAACCGCCAGCCCGTTTTTGCCTATTACCAGCCTGTCCGGCGGTAACCAGCAAAAAGCGGTGCTGTCGAAAATGTTGCTGACCAAACCCAAGATTTTGATACTCGATGAGCCGACACGCGGTGTCGATGTCGGTGCCAAATATGAAATCTACAAACTCATGTTTGAACTGGTAAAGCAGGGTATGTCCATCATCATGGTGTCGTCTGAACTGGCCGAAGTGCTGGGTATTTCTGACCGCGTGCTGGTGATAGGCGAGGGCAAGCTGCGCGGCAACTTCATCAATCAGGATTTGAAGCAGGAAACCCTGCTGGCGGCGGCGCTGGATCAAAGCCATGTACTAGCGCCCAACCAGTCAAACCAGGCAAGTCAATTAAGCCCTGTGCCATGA
- a CDS encoding SMP-30/gluconolactonase/LRE family protein — translation MILDQSHCIWEVATHLGEGPVWHAGALYFVDIKSHKIHRCAEDGSARQSWHAPDQIGFILPIKGESGNFICGLPGKLVRFSSSTGSFSSMLEVETDQPDNRLNDGYIDSQGCLWFGSMDDGEKAPSGSLYRLNTLANLQARDHDYVITNGPCMSPDGKVFYHTDTLRKKIYAFDVTPDGSLSGKRVFADISTGGHPDGTVVDAEGFLWVAIFAGNRVERYSPAGEIVQVINFPCSNITKVCFGGYDLRTVFVTTAWKGMSAEKREQQPLAGGLFSFRVDVPGLPQYQFSESAS, via the coding sequence ATGATATTGGATCAGTCTCACTGCATTTGGGAAGTGGCTACGCATCTGGGCGAAGGCCCGGTATGGCACGCGGGCGCGCTTTACTTCGTGGATATCAAAAGCCATAAAATCCATCGCTGTGCAGAAGATGGTTCGGCTCGCCAGAGCTGGCATGCGCCAGACCAGATCGGCTTTATCCTGCCCATCAAGGGGGAAAGCGGCAATTTCATCTGTGGCTTGCCGGGAAAGCTGGTGCGCTTTTCCAGCAGCACCGGTAGCTTCAGCAGCATGCTGGAAGTGGAAACTGATCAACCCGACAATCGCCTTAATGACGGCTATATTGATAGCCAGGGTTGCCTGTGGTTTGGTTCCATGGATGATGGTGAAAAAGCGCCTAGCGGTTCGCTGTATCGCCTTAATACTTTGGCCAATTTGCAGGCCAGGGATCATGATTACGTTATCACCAATGGCCCCTGCATGAGCCCTGACGGCAAAGTGTTTTATCACACCGATACCCTACGCAAAAAGATTTATGCCTTTGATGTGACACCTGATGGCAGCTTGTCCGGCAAGCGTGTGTTTGCCGACATCAGCACCGGTGGCCACCCGGATGGCACGGTGGTCGATGCAGAAGGTTTTCTGTGGGTGGCGATTTTTGCTGGCAATCGTGTGGAGCGATATTCCCCCGCTGGAGAAATCGTCCAGGTCATCAATTTCCCCTGTTCGAATATCACCAAGGTATGTTTTGGTGGCTATGATTTGCGTACCGTCTTTGTGACCACGGCCTGGAAAGGCATGTCGGCAGAAAAACGTGAACAGCAGCCATTGGCGGGCGGTCTGTTTTCTTTCCGTGTGGACGTGCCCGGTCTGCCGCAATATCAGTTCAGTGAGTCTGCATCATGA
- a CDS encoding SDR family NAD(P)-dependent oxidoreductase: MIYASYPNLAGKRVVVTGGGTGIGAAIVDAFCKQGAQVFFLDIADQASQALEKSLHQSARPPRFMHCDLTDLDALAKVLAHIESEYGAVEILINNAANDDRHDVKNVTPTYWDDSFAVNLRHQFFCAQAVAPGMKAMGGGVILNFGSISWHLALSKLSLYMTAKAAIEGLTRGLARDLGPDGIRVNCIIPGSVRTPRQMALWHTPEEEAQILAAQCLHERVETEDVAALTLFLASDNAARCSGRDYFVDAGWYGA, encoded by the coding sequence ATGATTTATGCAAGTTACCCGAATCTGGCCGGGAAGAGAGTAGTAGTAACCGGTGGCGGTACCGGCATAGGCGCTGCCATCGTAGATGCCTTTTGCAAGCAGGGCGCGCAGGTTTTTTTCCTGGATATCGCCGACCAGGCTTCGCAGGCGCTGGAAAAAAGTCTCCATCAGTCTGCCAGACCGCCAAGATTCATGCATTGTGACCTGACCGACCTGGATGCGCTGGCCAAAGTATTGGCCCATATAGAAAGTGAATATGGTGCTGTCGAGATTTTGATCAATAATGCCGCCAATGACGACAGACATGATGTGAAGAATGTGACGCCCACTTATTGGGACGACAGTTTTGCCGTGAATTTGCGTCACCAGTTTTTTTGTGCCCAGGCCGTGGCACCAGGTATGAAAGCCATGGGCGGTGGTGTTATCCTTAACTTTGGTTCCATCTCCTGGCATCTTGCCCTGAGCAAGCTCAGCCTGTATATGACAGCCAAGGCAGCGATAGAAGGCCTGACCCGTGGCCTGGCCCGTGATCTGGGGCCAGACGGCATACGTGTCAACTGCATCATCCCCGGTTCAGTACGTACCCCACGCCAGATGGCACTGTGGCACACGCCGGAAGAAGAAGCGCAGATACTGGCCGCCCAATGCCTGCACGAAAGGGTGGAAACCGAAGACGTCGCTGCCCTGACTTTGTTTTTGGCCTCTGACAACGCCGCGCGTTGTTCGGGACGTGATTATTTTGTGGACGCAGGATGGTACGGCGCATGA
- a CDS encoding fumarylacetoacetate hydrolase family protein has product MNNTSAISYLPDQFQQAVLLGRVWRAGKINGPCVVVVRQGQVFDITAQVQTVTDLLEKENPLAFALNAGGESMGDVQALIEHSLNRNAGSEAPYLLAPCDLQAIKACGVTFAVSLLERVIEEQAGGDASAADSLRAAMQASIGSDLSRIRPGSDTAEKLKQDLISRGAWSQYMEVGIGPDAEVFTKSQAMSAVGFGADVGIHPDSSWNNPEPEIVLAVNSRAQIVGATLGNDVNLRDIEGRSALLLGKAKDNNGSCAIGPFIRLFDDTFTLDTIRQAEVRLLIEGLDDDFRLDGISMMREISRDPLDLVNQVCGNTHQYPDGFMLFLGTMFSPIEDRDAAGSGFTHHIGDRVTIGCPALGALMNHVKYSNAIARWDFGVSALYRNLAARGLAYGMSEHAASGAAQV; this is encoded by the coding sequence ATGAATAATACATCCGCCATATCCTATTTGCCGGATCAGTTTCAACAAGCGGTGCTGCTGGGGCGCGTATGGCGTGCTGGCAAGATCAACGGGCCATGTGTGGTCGTCGTGCGGCAGGGGCAAGTGTTTGACATTACGGCACAGGTGCAAACCGTGACTGATTTGCTGGAAAAAGAAAATCCACTGGCTTTCGCGCTGAACGCAGGTGGCGAGTCCATGGGGGACGTACAGGCTCTGATTGAGCACTCCCTCAACCGAAATGCTGGCAGTGAAGCTCCCTATTTGCTTGCTCCCTGTGATCTGCAGGCGATCAAGGCCTGTGGCGTCACCTTTGCGGTCAGCTTGCTGGAGCGCGTTATCGAAGAACAGGCTGGTGGTGACGCCTCGGCGGCGGACAGCCTGCGTGCCGCCATGCAAGCCAGTATAGGTTCGGATTTGTCGCGCATACGTCCGGGTTCTGACACAGCTGAAAAATTGAAGCAGGATCTGATCAGCCGTGGTGCCTGGTCGCAATATATGGAAGTTGGCATAGGCCCCGATGCCGAAGTATTTACCAAGTCTCAAGCCATGTCGGCAGTCGGTTTTGGTGCTGATGTAGGCATACATCCTGACTCCAGCTGGAATAACCCCGAGCCAGAAATCGTGCTGGCCGTCAACAGCCGCGCTCAAATAGTGGGGGCCACTCTGGGCAATGATGTCAACCTGCGTGACATAGAAGGGCGCAGTGCCTTGTTGCTGGGCAAGGCAAAAGACAATAACGGCTCATGTGCGATAGGCCCTTTCATCCGCCTGTTTGATGACACATTCACGCTCGATACCATACGCCAGGCCGAAGTCAGATTGCTGATAGAAGGTCTGGATGACGATTTCAGACTCGATGGTATCAGCATGATGCGTGAAATCAGCCGTGACCCGCTGGACTTGGTTAACCAGGTTTGTGGCAATACCCACCAGTACCCTGACGGTTTCATGCTGTTCTTGGGCACCATGTTTTCACCCATCGAGGACAGGGATGCGGCAGGCAGTGGCTTTACCCACCATATAGGTGACCGGGTCACAATCGGCTGTCCGGCACTGGGCGCTTTGATGAACCATGTCAAGTATAGTAATGCGATCGCTCGCTGGGATTTTGGAGTCAGTGCCCTGTACCGCAACCTGGCCGCGCGTGGCCTGGCTTATGGAATGAGTGAGCACGCTGCCTCAGGTGCTGCACAAGTATGA
- a CDS encoding sugar ABC transporter permease, translating into MKNLNIKQLFTQYKMLALLIAIALIWAFFSWKTEGGFITPRNLSNLMRQMSITGIVACGMALVIIAGEIDLSVGSLLGLLGGVAAVLDVTHHLPLPLNLMVVLIFGLLIGLFNGYLTAYMKIPSFIVGLGGMLAYRGIVLGVTGGTTVAPVSADMVYLGQGYLSATTGILLGIALFALAVFLTWQQRNKRAQHGLEVAPLWRDGIKLAAIAAVLLAFVITFNSYEGIPLPVLLLLVLLGIFSYMTTQTVFGRRIYAVGSNMEATRLSGINVNAIKLWIFGIMGLMCALAGLINTARLAAGSPSAGTSGELDAIAACFIGGTSMRGGSGTVYGALIGALVMASLDNGMSMLDVDTYWQMIVKGCILTLAVWVDVSTRSAKR; encoded by the coding sequence ATGAAAAACCTGAATATCAAACAGCTGTTCACACAATACAAAATGCTGGCCCTGCTGATTGCCATTGCATTGATCTGGGCTTTCTTCAGCTGGAAAACCGAAGGTGGTTTCATTACACCGCGCAATCTGTCCAACCTGATGCGGCAAATGTCGATTACCGGCATCGTCGCCTGTGGCATGGCGCTGGTGATTATCGCTGGCGAGATTGATTTGTCTGTCGGTTCCTTGCTGGGTTTGCTGGGTGGTGTGGCAGCGGTACTGGATGTGACCCATCATTTACCTTTGCCATTAAATCTCATGGTGGTGTTGATTTTCGGTTTGCTGATAGGACTGTTCAATGGCTACCTGACTGCCTACATGAAGATACCATCCTTTATTGTTGGCCTGGGTGGCATGCTGGCTTATCGCGGTATCGTGCTGGGTGTGACAGGTGGCACCACGGTAGCGCCAGTGTCTGCTGACATGGTGTATCTGGGCCAGGGTTACCTGTCGGCGACCACCGGTATCTTGCTGGGAATAGCTCTTTTCGCGCTGGCTGTATTTTTGACCTGGCAGCAGCGTAACAAGCGTGCGCAGCATGGACTGGAAGTCGCACCGCTGTGGCGTGATGGTATCAAGCTTGCTGCGATTGCGGCGGTGCTGCTGGCCTTTGTCATCACCTTTAACAGCTACGAAGGCATCCCCTTGCCTGTGCTGTTGCTGCTGGTCTTGCTGGGCATCTTCAGCTACATGACTACGCAAACCGTATTTGGCCGCAGGATTTATGCAGTGGGCAGCAATATGGAAGCCACCCGCCTCTCGGGCATCAATGTGAATGCCATCAAGCTGTGGATATTCGGCATCATGGGTTTGATGTGCGCGCTGGCTGGCCTCATCAATACCGCACGGCTGGCGGCTGGCTCACCTTCTGCCGGTACTTCGGGCGAGCTGGATGCGATTGCTGCCTGCTTTATTGGCGGCACCTCCATGCGTGGCGGCTCTGGCACAGTATATGGTGCCCTGATTGGGGCGCTGGTCATGGCCAGTCTGGACAATGGCATGTCCATGCTGGATGTGGATACCTACTGGCAGATGATAGTCAAAGGCTGCATCCTGACATTGGCAGTATGGGTGGATGTCAGTACACGCTCTGCAAAAAGATGA
- a CDS encoding glycoside hydrolase family 3 N-terminal domain-containing protein translates to MSNQRRQFLASMSGLTGLAGWAVLSPALGWAATAKAGSKPIYKDAAAPLAARVEDLLGRMTLDEKIMQMQCVWQDKKLIQEANGDFSVTKAGTVYPHGLGMMARPSDHQGIAKATGAGDDGSVPNRNALQTATYVNAVQKWAVEQTRLGIPLLMHEEALHGYVARDATCFPQAIGLASSFDPDMATRIFSVAAREMRARGANFALAPVVDVAREPRWGRIEETYGEDPHLCGEMGKAAVIGFMGPMSKDKKLAKDKVFATLKHMTGHGQPENGTNIGPAEVSERTLREEFFPPFEKLVRETNISAVMPSYNEIGGVPSHANRWLLTKVLREEWGFKGALVSDYFGINELVIRHKLVPNPKEAALRAIKAGVDIETPDGLAYRTLAELVKEKRVSEEEINRCVRRVLELKFLAGLFENPYVDASIADKLTATQDAVALAREAATRSVVLLKNDKGLLPLNGKKVGKVVLLGTHAKDCPIGGYSDIPRHVVSIYEGLQAESRAQGFELSYAEGVRITEGGHVWGHDEVKFTPPAVNAKLIAEAVEAAKSADTIIMVLGDNEQTSREAWADNHLGDRASLDLMGQQNDLAKAIFDLGKPTVVFLLNGRPLSVNLLAERADALVEGWYMGQETGFAAADILFGRVNPGGKLPVSIARNVGQLPIYYNYKPSARRGYLDASTKPLYPFGFGLSYTSFSISEPRLSRATMGVGDSTKVEVDVSNTGAVKGDEVVQIYIRDDFSSVTRPVLELKAFKRVSLNPGEKRTLSFDIKPADLSFYNMDMKRVVEPGSFTIHAGSSSVDLKSVKLMVV, encoded by the coding sequence ATGAGTAATCAACGCAGGCAATTCCTGGCATCCATGTCTGGCTTGACCGGTCTGGCCGGGTGGGCAGTTTTATCACCAGCTCTGGGGTGGGCGGCTACCGCAAAAGCTGGATCTAAACCCATTTACAAAGATGCTGCTGCACCGCTGGCAGCACGTGTTGAAGATCTGCTGGGGCGTATGACCCTGGATGAGAAAATCATGCAGATGCAATGCGTATGGCAAGACAAAAAACTGATACAGGAAGCCAATGGCGATTTTTCCGTCACCAAGGCAGGCACAGTCTATCCTCATGGTTTGGGGATGATGGCACGTCCGTCCGACCATCAGGGCATAGCCAAGGCTACTGGCGCAGGTGATGATGGTTCGGTGCCAAACCGCAATGCCTTGCAAACGGCCACCTATGTCAATGCCGTGCAAAAATGGGCCGTAGAACAGACGCGCCTGGGCATTCCGTTGCTCATGCATGAAGAAGCCCTGCATGGCTATGTCGCGCGTGATGCCACCTGCTTCCCGCAGGCGATAGGGTTGGCGTCTTCGTTCGACCCGGATATGGCGACCAGAATCTTCAGCGTGGCTGCACGCGAGATGCGTGCACGCGGTGCCAATTTTGCGCTGGCACCTGTGGTCGACGTGGCACGTGAGCCGCGCTGGGGCCGCATAGAAGAAACTTATGGCGAAGACCCGCACCTGTGCGGCGAAATGGGCAAGGCTGCGGTGATCGGCTTCATGGGCCCCATGAGCAAAGATAAGAAACTGGCGAAAGACAAGGTATTTGCCACGCTCAAGCATATGACGGGCCACGGCCAGCCAGAAAACGGCACCAACATCGGCCCGGCAGAAGTCAGTGAGCGTACCTTGCGCGAAGAATTTTTCCCACCCTTTGAAAAGCTGGTGCGTGAAACCAATATCAGTGCCGTAATGCCTTCCTATAATGAAATCGGCGGCGTTCCCTCGCATGCGAATCGTTGGTTGCTGACCAAGGTCTTGCGTGAAGAATGGGGCTTTAAAGGTGCGCTGGTATCCGATTACTTTGGCATCAATGAACTGGTGATCAGGCATAAGCTGGTGCCCAATCCCAAAGAAGCAGCGCTGCGCGCCATCAAGGCTGGTGTCGATATAGAAACACCGGATGGCCTGGCTTATCGCACCTTGGCAGAACTGGTCAAGGAAAAACGTGTTTCTGAAGAAGAAATCAATCGCTGCGTGCGCCGGGTATTGGAACTTAAGTTCCTGGCTGGTCTGTTTGAAAACCCCTATGTCGATGCCAGCATTGCTGACAAACTGACTGCTACGCAAGACGCAGTGGCACTGGCGCGTGAAGCTGCCACCCGTTCCGTGGTCCTGCTTAAAAATGACAAGGGCTTGCTGCCGCTGAACGGCAAGAAGGTCGGCAAAGTCGTGTTGCTGGGTACACACGCCAAGGATTGTCCTATAGGCGGGTATTCTGACATCCCGCGTCATGTGGTATCCATCTACGAAGGCTTGCAGGCGGAAAGCCGGGCACAGGGCTTTGAACTCAGTTATGCCGAAGGTGTGCGCATCACCGAAGGCGGTCATGTCTGGGGACATGATGAAGTCAAATTCACGCCACCGGCAGTGAATGCCAAGCTGATTGCCGAAGCGGTAGAGGCGGCCAAATCTGCCGATACCATCATCATGGTATTGGGCGACAATGAACAAACCAGCCGTGAAGCCTGGGCCGATAACCATCTGGGTGACCGTGCCAGCCTGGATTTGATGGGCCAGCAAAATGACCTGGCCAAAGCGATTTTTGATCTGGGCAAACCGACCGTCGTCTTCTTGCTGAATGGTCGCCCGCTGTCCGTCAACCTGCTGGCCGAACGCGCAGACGCGCTGGTAGAAGGCTGGTACATGGGGCAGGAAACCGGCTTTGCAGCGGCGGACATTTTATTTGGCCGGGTCAACCCAGGTGGCAAATTGCCGGTGTCGATTGCGCGCAATGTCGGTCAGTTGCCGATTTATTACAACTACAAACCGTCGGCACGCCGTGGTTATCTGGATGCATCGACCAAACCCTTGTACCCATTCGGTTTTGGCCTTAGCTATACCTCGTTCAGTATTTCAGAACCACGCTTGTCCAGGGCCACGATGGGTGTTGGCGATAGCACCAAAGTCGAAGTCGATGTCAGCAATACCGGTGCCGTCAAGGGCGATGAAGTCGTGCAAATCTATATTCGCGATGATTTCAGTTCTGTCACCAGGCCAGTACTGGAATTGAAAGCCTTCAAACGCGTCAGCTTGAATCCGGGCGAAAAACGCACTTTGTCTTTTGATATCAAACCAGCAGATTTGTCTTTTTATAACATGGACATGAAACGCGTTGTGGAGCCTGGCAGCTTCACCATACATGCAGGTTCCAGCAGTGTTGATCTTAAATCAGTCAAATTGATGGTGGTCTGA